A section of the Ciceribacter thiooxidans genome encodes:
- a CDS encoding LysR substrate-binding domain-containing protein yields the protein MKLPPLPSLRAFESAARNENFRQAAAELGMTPAAVSQHVRSLEDWLGVSLFERRARGVRLTPAGREFGKAVTAGFGTIAAAAERLTAGARSRTVRLACLPSVVTHWLAPRLPRFRAAHPDIQVAISYAAGAKTASEAAADLLIQHGTRPDTGAVPILSGATRPTCAPVYLHRRGPISDPRELLEADLLHDESPAAWRRWFAEGGLESPREAGPIFADFNLLLSSLTAGLGVALCPTALIADELSKGKLEILFDRPTDVEKAYWLTEAASLSPEAVLMRDWLLAEAAVAIPPDG from the coding sequence ATGAAGCTCCCACCGCTGCCAAGTCTTCGCGCCTTCGAATCCGCCGCCCGCAACGAGAACTTCCGGCAGGCGGCCGCCGAGCTCGGCATGACGCCCGCCGCCGTCAGCCAGCATGTACGTAGCCTCGAGGACTGGCTCGGTGTCAGCCTTTTCGAGCGCCGCGCCCGCGGCGTGCGGCTGACGCCCGCCGGCCGGGAATTCGGCAAGGCGGTGACCGCAGGATTCGGAACGATTGCTGCTGCCGCCGAACGGCTCACCGCGGGAGCAAGAAGCCGCACCGTGCGTCTCGCCTGCCTTCCCTCGGTCGTCACCCATTGGCTGGCGCCCAGATTGCCGCGCTTCCGCGCCGCACATCCGGACATACAGGTTGCGATCTCCTACGCAGCAGGCGCAAAGACGGCGTCGGAAGCCGCGGCAGATCTGCTGATCCAGCACGGCACCCGTCCGGATACCGGAGCGGTACCGATCCTCTCCGGTGCAACACGCCCGACCTGTGCGCCGGTCTATCTGCATCGCAGAGGCCCGATCAGCGATCCCCGAGAGCTTCTCGAGGCCGATCTCCTGCATGACGAAAGCCCGGCCGCCTGGCGACGGTGGTTTGCCGAAGGAGGTCTCGAAAGCCCGCGCGAGGCAGGGCCGATCTTTGCCGATTTCAACCTGCTCCTGAGTTCGCTGACGGCCGGGCTCGGCGTCGCGCTCTGCCCGACCGCACTCATTGCCGACGAGCTTTCGAAGGGGAAACTCGAAATCCTGTTCGATCGCCCAACGGACGTGGAGAAGGCTTACTGGCTGACGGAAGCGGCAAGCCTCTCACCAGAAGCAGTGCTGATGCGCGACTGGTTGCTGGCGGAGGCAGCGGTCGCGATCCCTCCGGACGGCTGA
- a CDS encoding AzlC family ABC transporter permease, with amino-acid sequence MPFQTADSESFRWFRRGASGIFSLPALILMTSFVGFAAFALEAGISRGAAMFMTLMIWALPAKMILTGMLASGAHILAIIVAVSLSSIRMMPMVASLVPEIRTPRTPVWLLLFLSHFIAITAWVFTTQHIGAVPREHRTVYFAGFAITLTLTNTLLVGVCYGLVETFPPLVAGVLFFLTPIYFVASIWATSRQPVLKLAFLIGIVGGPLLSLVVPGMDVLIAGLGGGTVAYLVDRLIISARQKRREGESR; translated from the coding sequence ATGCCGTTTCAGACTGCCGATTCCGAATCTTTTCGCTGGTTCCGGCGCGGTGCAAGCGGCATTTTCAGCCTGCCGGCGCTGATCCTGATGACCTCCTTCGTCGGTTTCGCCGCCTTCGCGCTCGAGGCCGGCATTTCTCGCGGCGCGGCGATGTTCATGACGCTGATGATCTGGGCGCTTCCGGCCAAGATGATCCTGACCGGGATGCTCGCGAGCGGCGCCCATATTCTCGCGATCATCGTCGCCGTCTCGCTCTCCTCGATCCGGATGATGCCGATGGTGGCCTCGCTCGTTCCGGAAATCCGCACGCCGCGCACCCCGGTCTGGCTGCTGCTCTTTCTTTCCCATTTCATCGCGATCACCGCCTGGGTGTTCACCACCCAGCACATCGGTGCCGTTCCGCGCGAGCATCGGACCGTCTACTTTGCCGGTTTCGCGATCACGTTGACGCTCACCAACACACTCCTGGTCGGCGTCTGCTACGGCCTCGTCGAGACCTTTCCGCCGCTGGTGGCCGGGGTTCTGTTCTTTCTGACGCCCATTTATTTCGTCGCATCGATCTGGGCGACCTCGCGCCAGCCTGTCCTCAAACTGGCGTTTCTCATCGGGATCGTCGGCGGGCCGCTGCTTTCGCTTGTGGTCCCTGGAATGGACGTGCTGATTGCCGGCCTCGGCGGCGGGACGGTCGCCTACCTCGTCGACCGCCTGATCATCTCCGCTCGGCAGAAGCGTCGCGAGGGAGAAAGCCGATGA
- a CDS encoding AzlD domain-containing protein, whose product MNDYTIYGVILVAGWLATDVWRWLGVVAGNRMNEDSEALKWVRAVATSLVMAVTAKLIVFPTGSLEASPLWLRLAAAGLGFVAFLAAGQRVVVAVVVSVAFLALGLAFV is encoded by the coding sequence ATGAACGACTATACGATCTATGGCGTCATCCTCGTCGCCGGCTGGCTGGCGACGGATGTCTGGCGCTGGCTCGGCGTGGTCGCCGGCAACCGCATGAACGAGGATTCCGAGGCGCTGAAATGGGTGAGGGCGGTCGCCACTTCGCTCGTCATGGCGGTGACGGCGAAGCTCATCGTCTTCCCGACCGGCAGTCTCGAAGCCTCGCCACTCTGGCTGCGGCTCGCCGCGGCGGGGCTAGGCTTCGTCGCGTTCCTTGCCGCGGGGCAGCGGGTCGTCGTCGCTGTCGTGGTCTCCGTGGCGTTCCTGGCGCTCGGCCTCGCCTTCGTCTGA
- a CDS encoding nuclear transport factor 2 family protein: MEHESGGVPRLGDEEQLLWEHVEMLWELARRRETAPVRKLLHPDYTGWVTGLDRPHDYEAAVTSVGPGSPRILRYRLQPLEVTVFDHEVGVVHYRYEAEVEAAGGASQAVAGRWTEVYKRRGRSWLMISVSGGPDGMR, from the coding sequence ATGGAGCATGAGAGCGGCGGGGTACCTCGTCTCGGCGATGAGGAGCAGCTGCTCTGGGAGCACGTCGAGATGCTGTGGGAGCTCGCCCGCCGGCGCGAGACGGCACCGGTCCGCAAGCTTCTCCATCCCGACTATACCGGCTGGGTGACTGGCCTCGACAGGCCGCATGACTACGAGGCGGCGGTGACGTCCGTCGGGCCGGGTTCGCCGCGCATACTCCGCTACAGGTTGCAGCCTCTTGAAGTCACGGTCTTCGATCACGAAGTCGGCGTCGTGCACTATCGTTACGAGGCGGAGGTCGAGGCTGCAGGCGGCGCGTCTCAGGCCGTCGCCGGTCGCTGGACGGAAGTGTACAAGCGGCGCGGACGGAGCTGGTTGATGATTTCGGTGAGCGGCGGGCCCGACGGCATGCGCTGA